attcacatattccccccattatcagaacgaagaactctaatggtggcattatattgtgtttagacagtggtatagaaggatTGAAAAgcgggaaaaacctcatctttagttttgaaaagaacaatccatgaaagacgggtgcaatcatcaataaatgacacaaaataacgCATctctgacacagtagactctttggagggtccccaaacatcagaatgaattaattcgaaaGGAAGACTATGGtgattagaagtactaggggaataagtagagcgatgactcttacccaaaacacatgtctcacaacgtaaaagtgactcatccACGCTAAtgaacaaagtaggcatagattttttcataacactaaaagatggatgccctaaacgacgatgccataaccaaacttcacttaagTTGTCAGAATTGGAGATTAAGGCGGTCCGAGACTGAGCCCCTagtttctcccccgcatatgtctgatccagatgaaacaaccggcccctcagatacccccgaccaatcaactccccggtgagaagatcctgaaatatcacatacatgggaaaaaatgtcacagagcatttagcgtcagcgttcaattggggaacatatatcaaatgatgagataaagcaggtacatatagcacattatgaagctctatggtgggagtaatacgaactgaccctttccctagtacgggaaatgcctcaccattagcattagtaacataaggtactggtggagaagacaatacggtaaaataagatttgtcataagtcatatgatcagatgcacccgaatcaataatccatgtatagCAGtaaacaaagttagaaatattgaaagccataccaattttgtcACGACCAACTACTGATGCGGTAGGTAGTGCTACCAAAAAAAAGCTGATATAAACTTATCTTGGGTGCTCGTGCACCGTCGGTGAACCGGCACCGGTCACAAGACAATCAAATCtggtccgggtcgggtcggagatgcccgggtcgggttgaatctggtccgggtcgggtcgggtggaGCTGGTCCGAGTCGGTGCTGCTAGGCCGGGTCTGATGATGCTGGGCCGGATCTGATGTCGGATCTGTGCAGGCTGGCTGGGTCTGATGATGCTGGGCCGGATCTTGATGTCGGATCCGTGCAGGCTGGCCGGGTCGGGAAAGTACCCGAAGGATCGAGAAAAAGCAGTGCCTTTTCCAGATTAAGGTGGTCCGGGTTTGGTGCGGCGGCAGCTGAGGGTTTCGGTGGAGAAGTCGCCGGTTTCGGAGGCGATTCGGGGGAGTTTAGTGCGGCGGCAGCAGAGGGCGATTTTGGCTGAGGTAGGCGCGGGACGATACCAAGGCAGCTGAGGGCGATTCTGGCTGAGGTAGGCGCGGGATTTGTTCCGGCCGGTGTGGTCTTCTAGGAGGGGGCTGCCACGTGCCGTACCAGATTGTGTGGACGGTTATGTTGGTGGTGAGGACCGGGACCAAATTGAGGGAGGTGCGGGACTTGACTTGGAGTTGCAACCGGGGAAGACGAGGCGGCGGCGGAAGTTCACGGGAGGGCAGCGTCGGAGGACCGCTGGCTGTATGACCAACGATAGACGAGTTCGACCAGATGGATCCACCAGACGAAATAAAGCACCTATGAGAATAGACTTCCCACTGCATGTACCAGCAGAGAGCTCGCaccaaacccagaaaaacaaaaataaaaaatcccagaaaaacagagcatgctctgataccaagtggaAAACTTTATTAAACTTTCTTAATGAATCTATACATATTGAtgtcctatatatataatcagaaAGCATCACCCACTATCCCACAATCCCCTCCGTGATTCACGCCAACAATATGTACTCACATATCCAATAAGGCTCAAATGTTGTGAGGTTCGTAGGCTAGTGTTCCTCCGGCCACTCACTATCTCTAACAGCAATACACGGAAGCTATAGACATCCGACTTCACTGAAAACAGACCTCCCATTGCATATTCAGGAGACATATAGCCGCTGCAATGTAGATATCAACATATAAACTTTAGATTGATAAACTTttgacataaaaaaaaaaattaggccTGATATAAGTGTCAACAACTCGAGACTTACTATGTGCCAACAACTCTCATTGTGTTCGCTTCATTTTGGTTCCCCCCAAATATTCTTGCCATACCAAAGTCAGAAATTTTGGGATTCATATCTTCATCTAGTAAAATGTTGCTAGCTTTCAAGTCTCGATGAATAATTCGAAGTCTAGAATCTCTGTGGAGATACAAGAGCCCTCGTCCAATCCCCTCAATAATCATGAAGCGCTTTCTCCAATTCAGTAGTGCTTGCTTGGTTGTATCTGCAATTTCATCAAAAACAGAACTACTTAGCAAAATCCCTCTAGTTACAATCCGTATGTTTTAATTATGCCATAAACTTTATGTAGCTGTTTGATACTAAAGGTTACTCAACTAGATAAAATAGAACATAccgaaaagaaagaaatccaAGCTTTTGTTTGGCATGTATTCATAGAGCAGCatcttttcttctccttcaatGCAACAGCCTAATAGCCTCACAAGATTTCTGTGCTGCAGTTTAGCAATAAGATTTATCTCATTCTAAACTGCTCCATCCCTTGGCAAGATACTTCGGAAAGTCTCTTAACAGCTATTTCTTCTAGTCCTGGAAGAATTCCCTGGAGATGATACAAATGGTGAAATCCTAAGGACATGCATATCACTTAAATATTCTCAGACATGCTTTACAATCATCATATAAATTCACCTTGTAGACAGTACCAAATCCCCCATTCCCAAGCTTGTTTACTAAAGAAAAGTGGTCTGTAGCAGCTGCTACACTGTTGAAACTATACAATGGCAAATCCGGTCCATGTACTTGCTTCCCGTTTACAGTAGGGTCTAGTGATCCTGACATTTCTGTTGAGAATTCTTTGGTCTTGCCAGCATCATATGTTGGTGTTTCACAGATTCTCAACCATGAAATTGAAGTGGAGGGCAACACTGAAGATTtgaaaaataatgaagaagTTAGGAAAAAGGGTAAAGAGATTATATCATGCGCTCTTCTCATTCACTAAAAAGAAGTAGATGCACACATCCTACCTTTAAGTTTTGCTTTGAACCTCCATATTAGAAATATGAAGATTGTTACCGCTACAGTGATTAGTGATATCACAAGGACGGATAGTTTTTTGCTGCCACCTACAGACAATAAGAGGCCAAAGAAAAGGAATAAATAATCTGTGCAATATCACAAAACCAAGATGGTAGAGAAAAAAGCTATGTAAACAGAAAGTCAAGTCAGCTGATTGCTTATGCATAGCCATTACAAGGACAAGTTCTACTACCTACACCCTTTCTGTGCAATGTTCTGAATTTTCAATAGCTTCCATGTTCAACGTAGAAACCTCATCTTGCCTATGACTATAAATAACCATTCATGCGTAGCATAGTCAAGTGAGTAGTGACTCGATTATTCTTCTGACCATATTTGATTAACACTTAAACTTTACTATAGATGATAAAAATGAATACCAGAAACCTCAGCAATGACAGAGAAGATTATTACTATTCCATTGAGTAAAAGTAAACAATCAAAACCTGCAACAAGAAAGAATAAGAGAGCTTGGTTACCTAAATCGGAATGAGCAACACGAATATACAATGTGTTTCCCCCCTTTGGAAACTGTTGCACATCAACCAACTCGGTTGTCCAAATCGTACAGCCAAGTTCAGAAACATCTGCATAAGCAGTACATGAACAATTGTTCAAACAAGATTGCTCACAACTGATCTGTGGACCTGTCGCCACCACCAAGTCTGCGAAATCCGGCACCTTTGTACACTTCACTGCCATCCTCACCACCTTCAGCATCAGTACTATTTCTCTGACACTTCAATGGTGTCCTCCTTTCACACCCATCTGACATATCCCCCCAAGTATTTCTACGAAATCCTTGCGTACAATCACAACTAGCATGATCCGATGCACTACAAAGCCCGAAGCTCCCACACTTGTTGTAAAGCTCACACCCGCTTTCCTTGTCCGGCTGAGACATAAGAGTAACCCACTGGTTTGAATCATCCTCCCAAATGCTCCGCTCTTCATAACCATCTCATCCTATGCGAAACCTCAACTTATCAGAAACATCCATGGGGTGTAAGATAAGTAGTAGCTCCCATTTTGGTCTCCCTGATCTATAAGACTGAAACCAGCAGAGTATCTTGTTGGCATTTCAGGAAGACCAATAAATAGTAACTTGTTCCCGTGCCCACTTCTCCATCTTCTTTCAGAACCATGCCATATCATAAGCTGTGGTGCTGCTCTAGCATCAACACCAGAGATATAGTCACCTGGAGCTGGATCATTGGCTGATTTCCAGGACCTCAAAGCACGATTCTCTCCCTCTTTAGCGTTCACCACCATTCTCATCCCAGGCCAAAACGTATCAGTAGGAAAATTAAAAATCTCCCAATAAGGTATGTAGTTGTATTTGTCAAAAGCACAAGGTTTCCTGTATCTCTCAGGACTGCAGATGAATTCTTGGATACTGATGAAGCATTGCTAGACCAGACTTCAGTGCTGTTTCCGTCTAGAACAACCAGATTGCCATCGTTTCCTATCGTGAACACTCCAGCTTTATCAGGCACAGGGCTCTCTCTGTTTGCGACCCAAACGATTGCCGGGTCTGAAAGGTTGTAGTACCAAATACCGACGTAACGATACGAAGAGTTCCCCGGACTGAAGAAGCCAAGCTCGAAGGTTTGGCCATCGGAGATCAAAGTCTCGCCGTCTTTTAGAGTCTGGCCCTGAGTGATCGAACTCGAAGCAGAGCAAAACAGAAGAACATAGCAagaaacaattaaaaagaCAGAGAAAATCTCGAAAACAGAACCTGGGTTTTTACCGGTGATGATTTCCATTTGGAGAGACTCACAGAATTGCAGGCATTCTACGCTGTAGAATTTTAGAAACTAGAAAATGAAGGTTGAAGCGTGTGAAAGGTGTGATGTCGGCAGAGAGTTTTAAGTTTCAACTATTGGGTGGCGGCCTGGCTGGTGTTGCTTTCCTTCGTTTGTTTAAGTAAAGCTTTTAGACTATGGAGGTAGACCTAAAAGCTGCACATGAAAATCGTTTTGGCCTTGACTGACTTCTGGCTTTGTTTCGGTGATGACTGTAGCAAGGTTGGGAGTTATGCAGAGGACTAGTATTACGAAGACGAGGGGAATACTAGGTTGTTGAAGTTGACGAAGAATTATTTCAATAATGCATGCACTTATTGCACTACGTACATATTGTCGCGCTTTTAACAGAAATACATTTGAGTATTGTGATTGATGCAACTCATGTAAGGCGTACCAACTAGTAAAATTCCTATAAGCTAATGGGTTATGCTTCCTTATCACGACTTATTGTAGGGGAGTGAAATTTGCACTCCTCTTTTTGAAAACCACACACCCATTTGTACTTTTAGATTTAGATTTCCATAATTGCCCATTACTCTTTCATCTCTTCTTCCGTTTTAAACTTCAAGCAGCTGTGAGCATGTGGCTTTATTAGCTATCAGAGTGATTTTCTCGCCGTACACGATACATTAGGATCCAATCGGGTAGTCGAATTCACCAGACAGATTTGGATCAATACGGGAACATTAACATGTTCAAGAATATTGCAAGGCATAAGTTTGCTCATCTGAAAAACTGGCCCTCCAACTCTCCAAGTTTTAACCAGGTTTCTTGCTTTCAATCTCACCAATTCATTCATCCTCAAAGCTAAGTTGCAAGATTGATGCATCACAGAGAATTGGGCACGCCATGAGTTGGGATAATTCAAACTTGCAGAGTTAGGATAATCCAAACTTGGTGTTCGTAGCAAAATTGGACCGGAACTAGCAACCATGAATACAAAGTTTGGTATGAATCATGGGTTATCTCTTGCCAATACTGTACTGAAgatatattggcctccatgAGTTGATGAAGTTCAAGGATTTCCAAGCTTGTGAAAAAAGGAAAGATCCGGTCAGTTTAAATTGAAGAAGTGAAGTTTCCTAGTCCGACTAGGAAAGCTTCATACAGAAGGTCTCTTGCCTTGTAGGTTGGGATTTCCTTCTATATTTCTCATCATTTATTTGGGTAGAACTAGATATATTTGGAAGGTtgttttcaaatatattttcagTTTATTAGGAGATAAAGATTTATTATAGAAAGAGGATGTGTGGTTAATGGGAAAGATATGAGTTGTTATATTCCTTTATTATTTAAGAGTTGTGTTTCAATAAGGTTAGTTCCCTTCTAGATAGTTTCATTTTTAGAAAGGATGTTATGAGTGAGTTATCATGTGGATCTACTGGTGAGAAAAGGAAGGTACGGCTTATAAAAGAGGGTCGACGTGAGGAGATAaaggaaaaagagagagagagagagagagagagagagagagagagagaaaacgtTTTTCAACAGAGAGTGAGTTATAGCACAGTCCGAGAGACACCCTAGATCAGTCTTTCATAGCAAGAGACCTTCGTGACTCCATTGGAAGACCTTCGTGGCTTCAACGACCTCCGTGGTGTTATCGTCCTTCATGGCAACAAAGACCTTCGTGACTTTGTAATATACTTGACTgtgtttttcaagtgtgaagtaattttatttctgAGAATTATAATTACGATTGATCATACATTGACATTGTGATGATTTATTCAATAGTAAAGTAAAGTTCTTTGATATATTCCGTTGTTTATCTCTTAATCATTCTATCAAGTATTTTCATTTGGCATCAGAGCGAATGCTGGTGATGTCCGATAGATCTAGCTAAAGATGGAACGAAATGGGTTGAATCAACGGCCTTTGCTCAAAAGAATGGATTTTGCTCAATGGAAACTTCAAATGAGATCATTTATTTATGGAATTGATTTTGATGCATGGAGAAGTGTGAAACATGGATGGAAACCTCCAGAATTTGCTATTGATGGAAAGGCTCCAGAGGGGTCTTCACCTAAATtaaatgatgaagatgattgGAATGAAAAAGAGATCAAACAGAGTGAAGAAAATCACAAAGCCTTAAATGCTCTCTATGCTTCTCTAATTAAAGATGAAAAGAAGAAGGTTCAGAATTGTATTAGCGCCAAATAGGTATGggataaattatatatgtgtcCTCCATGAAGATAATGATGTTGTAAAAGAACAAAGGTTACAACAATACTATTCTGGAATTGATGCTTTAAAGATGAGAGATGATGAAACTATTGATGATTTCTATGCTcgtttgatcggttcgattactcgacatcaatattaaccatatgaacatcattagtagtataaagcaagagggtatcgttcacaaaatCGGAGATCCAACTAGGGTATGAATCACAATCATATAACACGAATTCACAAAGAGAAAAGGTTTAATACAAGTTTCAGATTGAAagtataaaaatagaaaataaacctaaactaatatatacatgtgatcaaacAACCAACTCACAAcacatcaccaaaacaaatcatgtaaAGCCAACGAAAATCAAGTTTCCTTCTCCCTAAGGTTCATGCCAAAACAAGTCAagaacaactaaggttggatcatgcaatctaGGCTCATACTCGGCatcctatatgcatagacacATAGCACATTCAACTACTGCTACTCGCCATTCATTGATATCTAACATACTCGTCCTACCATGCACctccaaagccacgcatattgaatccattaagcatgtcacctacttaaccaaacaatcatgaaatttcaaaactacatataaaagataaacatgttcataacACAAGTccttaatccaacaacctaaatatcatgctactaCTCGCATTCATAACACTTCGATATCGAAATCATACAATAACAAGATCGGCATAAAACCAAAAGATCATAAAACGAAAACAGAAAATCGACATCTTCATATAACTCGAAATCAATAAAcaacttcatagacaaagtcgaaataaattaacaaaacCAAATACATAATCATCCAAGAATAGAAATTAAAACACGAAATCAAAAATAGAAggatcatggttacactttatgaTTTTCTACTCGGTGTCACAAAGGAGAAAACAAGTCTTCTAGAGAATGGATGACCACGTAGGGATATGATGATGAAGGTATGGAGAAATCAGTTTTAAGATTTTCTGAAttggtgagtatgaaattcgGTAGAGCTTTGGTTAGCACTTGTACGCAAGGTTGATAATGATTTCTCTACAatgccgagcctctatatataggagaacaAAACAGCCTTCTTGTCGTGCCATAAGAAGATAGAACCATAATTGGATGAAGATATCTTCTTTAATATGGACTTTGATTCTtgaactccaaatccaacttgatgtaggaaaccaaatccaaatggGAGACAAACAAGCTGCAGGGCAACTCTCCATCTTGAACTAGGAATTGCTAGGCCGACCTCTcttctccttatccaactcgGACATGATCTCCTTGTCCAGCTAGGAATTGTCTTTCTTGAAAATAATTGACAAGTAAGAAataagaaagaatgaaaataggaaaataGAATTCTAGTCGAGTAAAAAATCATAattcaataaggatttctaacatttagcacaatttcatcatcaaaactcATAAATTCGACATTAGCTCTACCTAAATATACAAatcacaaatatgaacctaaaacaactaaataaagataacaaataacaagaatatggcatatatacattaaaagcgtcacactttgtgcttctATCATTGTTTTACTGATCTTTCTAGCTTGTGTGAAATCTTGAGACGTCCTTTAAAGGAATTTGATATTGTTAGGGAAATTTTGAGATCTCTTCCAAAGAAGTACATAATAGAAAAGATGACGATTCAAGAGAAATACAACTTAAATGAATATTGAGTAGATTTGTTGATCAGGAATCTGAAAGCTTAGGAAATGGAAGTTGAAGAGGATGAAAAACCTAAAGgtacaaattcaaaaaaatattgctttcacatatatattttatatacaatACAACTTATTAACTTTTGTCATTGAAATTTTaagttatattttatttgtgagaaacaataattaattttgagTGATTTAAAGAGATAATATATTAACAAAACTGCCTAGACTTAtttataaatgtaaaaagttatataattttgatgtatatataCTTGTATAATATGGTTATTGTTGTAGGAAATATGGAATTGGTCTACTCATCTTATTGCATAATCCCTTTATATAGGGAGAGTATTACAATGGTAAAATGTATGATGACAATAATAACTAAACGTTACACAATAAATATTGAATGATAATCACTTAATCACCTCTCGTCTGTTACATTAATGAAGACACATAACggatttttccttcaacagttatatatatatatatatatatatatatattacaagtcaaatgatgagaaaagaattaaaataaattatttatttttgttaaacAAAATAAGGTTATGTTTGTCAGTTGGCCCTAAATAGGAAGGTCGGCATGACCCGTCCTTTTTGCGGATTTGAGAGAAATGTGAGATGCAGGAtagttaggttttatttaataaaaatctAATTTGTAATTGTAGTATTTGTCCCTATGGTATGATTCATTTTGTAGTATTTGGGTTTTGGCTAACAAGCCATCTTTGCTTAATAATAGAATAAATATGATTGTTAAAGATATGTCACGTACATTTGCCAAATTGTCTGACAAAATGAAATTCCTTTTCACTGAAACTAATAATTACAAGTATTCGTGGACCTCATGATCTCGATCCTGAAATTTGCCCCCTCACCTCAACTTGCAAATTGGTCCGACTTCGCACAAGTTACACGTAAAACAGAATCACTTTAATGAATGGATTAACTCAGATATGTTCTTTGCTTTTTGCTCAAAACCCTCTCCAATGTTCATTACTAGCAAATGAGCatgaatatatattatcaACGTGATGTTTGATTTCCTTCTAATTAGCATGCATGTGGAGTTGTGGTCAACATAATGTATAGCTGTGATTTTAACCCAAAGTCAGGAATAATTCTGAGTATATATTCCAACTGACACCATCTCGACATCCATCAATTGGGCATGTCAATATTCTTGTATATTTCACTCACAAAtacttcttttcatatctttcattaaaaaaaagaagaaggaatctttgattattttttgtgtttcttgatAGCCAAAGGTTAGAAATTGATATAAAACCATTTTTTAAACTTTAAATCCGAGTCAATGGACTCACGTCGATTTAATTTCACAGTCTCTGAATTCTCAAATTGTTTCTCTTTACTTTGCATTGCTAGCTGCTAATTCTTTCCCATCACCTTCCAAGACATTTGTCCCTTGAAATTGTAattgtttctctttttctcaGCACCCAAAAATAAAGGAAATTAATTAAGGTAGCTAAAATGCTGGATGGAtggagaaaatatatatatagaaaataataagaaaaatTGACAGAACAGTAGAATCGGTCCCTTATGTTTGAGAGGTGCTTGAACTACAAGCTAGACAtcgtatataaaaaaaactacaagctagataaataatttgatcGATATAGCTTATCCATGCCCAAATATTTCGAACTATCTTTTTAAGAAGGGCTAGCTATATAAGAGTGATAGCTTGTCCATCCTTGCCTGCcaatattattatttctttCATTATGTTCGGTTGGCGACATGGGAAGACATCACAAATATCTAATGCCATCTCCGTAAGtatagctctctctctctctctctctctctctctctctctctctctctctctctcgtttcGATCATTTGCCCTTGATGATATGCGTACGTACAGATTGTGGAACTCTCGGTGCATATGGATTGTGAAGGATGCGAAAAGCGGATACGCCgagcaatatcaaaaatagAAGGTAAGATGGATTAGCTTGATTGTTAACTATAATAGTAGTAAACGTACACATGCATATGATGATgacatatattgatatattcatatatcgATCCCCTTCAGGTGTGGATAGTTTGGAAATAGACATGGATAAGCAAAAGGTAACGGTGACAGGATATGTGGATGAACGGAAGGTGTTAAAGGTGGTGAGACGAACGGGAAGGAAAGCCGAGTTTTGGCCATTTCCATACGATTCCGAGTACTATCCTTACGCATCTCAATACTACGACGAGTCAACCTACTCCTCCTCTTATAACTACTATATGCACGGCCATAATGAAGCTGTGCATGGCTACTTCCCTGACCCTTTATATTCAACAGTTTCTGATCAAACTGTTCATCTCTTTAGTGATGACAATGTTCATGCCTACTGCGCCCTTATGTGATCCAGTACACTTTCATGAGTCAGATTGGACTGTGCGTCTCCTCATAAATCCAACCAATATTTGTTTAGGCATGTTGTTTAATGTTCCTGGCCGGCCACGTAGAACtgtaattgatatatatatatatatatatatatataattgatttatatatatataatcttttttTAGTACAAATGAGGTCATTAGCCCAAGTAAAAGAAAGCAACGAAGAAACTAGACAGAGCTACAAACCATAAAACTCCTTAGTTCTAGAAAGACCAACAATGTCATCCAGCAGAGCATCAAAAACCAGCGTGGGAGGGTCATGTAAGATACATATTCCTCTATCGTTAGAGGTACTATGCTTAACAAGGATATCAGCTACCATATTCATCTCTCTGTGGACATGTTCACATTAATAAAGTCAAAAACACATATCAAGCTTCAGAGttcacttatatatataatctttaacaaaaaggatttttttttcatttgaagTAAACTGATTAAGTCCATTAGATTGATACGACCATACTACATCAAGCGGGAATGTTCGGACATAACTCAATTTACAATGCATTGCATCATAAAAAGGTATAAAACCTACGAAGCTAAAAGAAATGTCACTTTGGTGATATAAGTATGTTTCGCTCGACATTTTGGTCATCGAACTTTTAAAAACGACACTTTGATCATCCAACTATACTACCCGTATGTCACATTGTCATTACGTTTGTTTTTGTCGTTTTCTTTGTTAACTCGAAGGGTAGTTCGGAGATTAACACAATCAAATgacaatttctttttcttcttctcaaacacaactatttaatttttttctaattacaATGACAAATATGACCATACATATTAAGATTTAACATTTAATTAATACATAAGATAGAAAAAATTACCAATGTGACATACAAGTAGTATAGTTGGATGaccaaattgaagttttcaaaaGTTTGATGACCAAACTGTCAATTGAAGCATACTTTGATGACCAAAGTGATATTTGTTCCCAATTTAGACTattaatagttttttttttttgaagttttTAGCTTTGTAGGTTAATTGTCTCACGAGCTCAAACACACTCTTGCAAGCTGTTGGTCGTTGTTTTTGATGAAGCTCC
This genomic interval from Argentina anserina chromosome 1, drPotAnse1.1, whole genome shotgun sequence contains the following:
- the LOC126789001 gene encoding heavy metal-associated isoprenylated plant protein 45; amino-acid sequence: MFGWRHGKTSQISNAISIVELSVHMDCEGCEKRIRRAISKIEGVDSLEIDMDKQKVTVTGYVDERKVLKVVRRTGRKAEFWPFPYDSEYYPYASQYYDESTYSSSYNYYMHGHNEAVHGYFPDPLYSTVSDQTVHLFSDDNVHAYCALM